In a genomic window of Corynebacterium choanae:
- a CDS encoding cation:proton antiporter, with protein MNDTMILAAGAIEADVIVSLMWITIAALASPLLSFVTGKRIPGVVFMLVLGVIIGPEVLDLAEMNASIGLLRDLGLGMLFLLAGWEIEPDKMRGRFGTSSLLTWVISLVAAFATSVAVYGPDELLRSVVLAIAVSSTAMGTLLPVIKNAGRDGTAVGKGVLVHGAIGELGPVFAMTLLLSTRATWMTLIILLLFQAGALLVAFVPRTVSRLVPWVGRAVRDGASHTSQTVMRAVIVLLTTLMAMAAVFELDVVLGAFAAGIILRALVPARARKTTEARLDVMGYGFFIPVFFITSGMSIKLDAVFDYLWAPFVGIILIGIARGLPIFLMEKFTNTGSGLQSTRDKLELALYSATGLPIIVAVTDIAVSRNLLNETQASLLVCSGVGTVLLFPLLAAVVHDRFPGDDDAQDCPVETEKQAQQDHVSYKQEVVREKIAETVKKIDASQTPRQRPKSTTVTDDEITLDKD; from the coding sequence ATGAATGACACGATGATATTGGCGGCAGGAGCCATCGAGGCAGATGTGATCGTCTCCCTGATGTGGATTACGATCGCTGCCCTCGCCTCCCCGCTGCTAAGCTTCGTCACCGGCAAACGCATCCCCGGTGTGGTGTTTATGCTGGTGCTTGGGGTAATTATTGGTCCGGAAGTGCTGGACCTTGCAGAGATGAACGCCTCCATTGGGCTGCTGCGTGACCTTGGCCTTGGAATGCTGTTCCTTCTTGCCGGCTGGGAGATCGAACCCGACAAAATGCGCGGCCGTTTCGGCACCTCCTCGCTGCTGACCTGGGTTATCTCCCTGGTTGCGGCGTTTGCTACTTCAGTTGCGGTCTACGGGCCTGACGAACTCCTGCGCAGTGTCGTTCTAGCGATTGCGGTGTCTTCCACCGCGATGGGTACCCTGCTGCCGGTGATTAAAAACGCCGGCCGGGATGGTACTGCAGTTGGCAAAGGTGTACTCGTGCACGGGGCGATCGGCGAACTCGGTCCTGTGTTCGCCATGACACTGCTGCTGTCTACCCGTGCGACGTGGATGACTCTCATTATTTTGCTGCTCTTCCAAGCAGGAGCGTTGCTCGTCGCCTTTGTTCCGAGAACCGTCTCCCGGCTGGTGCCGTGGGTGGGGCGGGCGGTTCGTGACGGGGCATCCCACACCAGTCAAACCGTCATGCGGGCAGTGATCGTACTGTTGACCACCCTGATGGCGATGGCTGCCGTGTTCGAGCTGGACGTGGTGCTCGGGGCGTTTGCGGCCGGCATTATTCTGCGGGCACTCGTCCCTGCCCGCGCCCGGAAAACAACGGAAGCCCGGCTAGATGTGATGGGGTACGGATTTTTCATCCCCGTGTTCTTTATCACCTCCGGGATGTCGATCAAGCTCGATGCCGTCTTCGACTATCTGTGGGCACCGTTTGTGGGCATTATCCTCATCGGTATTGCCCGCGGTTTGCCGATCTTCCTCATGGAGAAGTTCACCAACACCGGCTCCGGGCTGCAGTCCACCCGGGACAAACTTGAACTCGCCCTCTATTCGGCAACTGGCCTCCCAATCATTGTGGCTGTCACCGATATTGCAGTTTCCCGGAATCTGCTCAACGAAACCCAAGCATCCCTGCTGGTGTGCTCCGGGGTCGGCACAGTCCTGTTGTTCCCGCTGCTGGCTGCAGTGGTTCACGACCGCTTCCCCGGCGATGATGATGCGCAAGACTGCCCCGTGGAAACAGAAAAACAGGCGCAGCAAGACCATGTGTCCTATAAGCAGGAAGTCGTGCGGGAAAAAATCGCCGAAACAGTAAAGAAAATAGATGCCAGCCAAACCCCGCGGCAGCGGCCAAAATCCACTACTGTCACCGACGACGAAATCACTCTCGACAAGGATTAG
- the cobF gene encoding precorrin-6A synthase (deacetylating), with product MHCELIGMGAGSPGHITLDGVACLQQVDGIIALDKGDTKHDLLAVRETILQTHAPHVPLVTVADPPRDRHPENYEQEVIRWHHARAELLYRTIVQRFGVESRVGFLVWGDPALYDSTLRIIDHMRTVADAEITVTVYPGITAIAALTAAHAIVLNRIGEAIHVTTGRMLPATSKEDRRNCVVMLDGGTAFTEVAGPDTYIYWGAYLGTPQQVLRQGYVADVGEEITALKAQLREEHGWIMDTYLLREIPAS from the coding sequence ATGCATTGTGAGCTTATAGGGATGGGGGCTGGTTCCCCCGGTCATATCACCCTCGACGGGGTGGCCTGTTTGCAGCAAGTCGATGGGATTATCGCCTTGGACAAAGGGGATACGAAACATGACCTATTAGCGGTGCGGGAAACGATTTTACAAACCCATGCCCCGCATGTGCCGTTAGTGACTGTTGCCGATCCGCCCCGTGACCGGCATCCGGAGAACTATGAGCAGGAAGTGATCCGGTGGCATCATGCCCGTGCTGAACTGCTATATCGCACTATTGTGCAGCGTTTTGGGGTGGAATCCCGGGTGGGTTTTCTAGTGTGGGGTGATCCGGCGCTCTACGATTCCACGTTGCGGATTATTGACCATATGCGGACGGTGGCCGATGCTGAGATCACGGTGACGGTGTATCCCGGTATTACAGCAATTGCGGCGTTGACCGCAGCCCATGCGATCGTGCTCAACCGAATTGGTGAGGCCATTCATGTCACAACCGGGCGGATGCTTCCTGCGACGAGTAAGGAAGATCGACGCAATTGTGTGGTCATGTTGGATGGTGGCACAGCCTTTACCGAGGTGGCAGGTCCTGATACCTATATTTATTGGGGAGCCTATCTTGGCACCCCACAGCAGGTGTTACGGCAAGGCTATGTGGCCGATGTCGGGGAGGAAATCACCGCATTAAAGGCGCAGCTGCGGGAAGAACACGGCTGGATCATGGACACCTATTTGCTGCGGGAAATTCCAGCCAGCTAG
- a CDS encoding dihydrofolate reductase produces the protein MHAIWAQSRDGVIGDGTTMPWNVPEDLAHFKHATLGHPVLMGRRTWESLPARFRPLPGRENFVLSTTPAGDWSTGATVTTALPSRDTVWVIGGGQVYAALLAQCTHVLITKIDTELGEVLGTTAVTAPPVPAAAELVAQSPWLSSDTGQLSHDPARSVRYQIMHYQLPR, from the coding sequence GTGCATGCGATTTGGGCACAGTCCCGCGATGGGGTGATCGGTGACGGCACCACCATGCCGTGGAATGTGCCGGAAGACTTGGCACATTTCAAACACGCCACCCTTGGTCATCCTGTGCTGATGGGGCGACGCACCTGGGAATCATTACCGGCGAGGTTTCGTCCCCTCCCCGGGAGGGAAAATTTTGTCCTCTCCACGACCCCAGCCGGGGACTGGTCGACTGGGGCAACCGTCACCACAGCACTGCCGTCCCGTGACACTGTGTGGGTCATTGGCGGCGGTCAAGTGTATGCAGCACTCTTGGCACAGTGCACCCATGTTCTGATTACGAAGATCGACACCGAACTTGGCGAAGTACTCGGCACAACCGCAGTCACTGCCCCACCTGTGCCGGCGGCTGCCGAGCTTGTTGCGCAATCCCCGTGGCTTAGCAGCGACACCGGTCAGCTTTCCCACGATCCTGCCCGAAGTGTGCGCTATCAGATCATGCACTATCAACTCCCCCGCTAG
- a CDS encoding thymidylate synthase — protein MVTPAAIPTPYEDLLADIMANGIHKQDRTGTGTTSVFGRQLRFDLTAGFPLITTKKVHMHSIVGELLWFLRGESNIKYLHDHNVTIWDEWADEHGELGPVYGVQWRSWPTPDGTHIDQITGLLEQITNQPDSRRQIVSAWNVAAIDAMALPPCHLLFQTYVADGKLSLQLYQRSADMFLGVPFNIASYSLLTHMLAQQAGLQVGEFIWTGGDCHIYDNHRNQVTLQLSRTARPYPQLQLNKAADLFSYDFSDIVISGYDPHPPIRGQVAV, from the coding sequence ATGGTTACCCCTGCAGCAATCCCCACCCCGTACGAGGATCTTCTCGCCGATATTATGGCCAACGGGATTCATAAACAAGACCGCACCGGCACCGGCACGACCAGTGTGTTTGGCCGGCAGCTGCGGTTTGATTTAACCGCCGGATTCCCGCTGATCACCACGAAAAAAGTGCATATGCATTCCATTGTCGGTGAACTGCTGTGGTTTTTACGCGGCGAATCCAATATCAAATATCTGCACGACCACAACGTCACCATTTGGGACGAGTGGGCTGATGAACACGGCGAACTAGGCCCCGTCTATGGGGTGCAGTGGCGCAGCTGGCCGACCCCGGACGGCACCCATATTGATCAGATCACCGGGTTACTTGAGCAGATCACCAACCAGCCGGATTCCCGCCGACAGATTGTTTCCGCCTGGAATGTGGCCGCTATTGATGCGATGGCATTGCCACCATGCCATCTGCTGTTTCAAACCTATGTTGCTGACGGCAAATTGTCGCTGCAGTTGTATCAGCGCAGCGCCGACATGTTCCTTGGGGTGCCGTTTAATATTGCTTCCTATTCGCTGCTGACCCACATGTTGGCACAGCAGGCCGGTCTGCAAGTCGGTGAATTTATTTGGACCGGCGGCGACTGCCATATTTACGATAATCATCGCAACCAGGTCACCCTGCAGCTGAGCCGGACGGCACGCCCCTATCCTCAGCTGCAGCTCAACAAAGCAGCTGACCTGTTTTCTTACGACTTTTCCGATATTGTGATCAGCGGCTATGATCCGCATCCGCCGATCCGCGGCCAGGTTGCGGTGTAA
- a CDS encoding 3'(2'),5'-bisphosphate nucleotidase CysQ, with amino-acid sequence MTNHVDDANLTARLAQGTGDILKGVRDVGVLRGRFLGDAGDELAQNWIARVLEQHRPEDGFLSEEAADNLERLEKSRVWIIDPLDGTKEFATGRQDWAVHIALVEDGKPKTAAVALPDLGVVFHADEAKAVTGPLAKRIVLSHNRPPKVAYHVCEQMGFTPELMGSAGAKAMYVLLGDADAYIHAGGQYEWDSAAPVGVAKAAGLHCSRLDGSEITYNNRDPYLPDLLICRPELAEEILQHIADFKEEHGTYALTD; translated from the coding sequence ATGACCAACCATGTCGATGATGCCAATCTCACCGCTCGCCTGGCGCAAGGAACCGGCGACATTTTGAAAGGTGTCCGTGATGTCGGTGTGCTGCGGGGACGCTTCCTCGGGGACGCCGGCGATGAGCTGGCACAAAACTGGATCGCCCGGGTGTTAGAGCAGCACCGGCCAGAAGATGGATTCCTCTCTGAGGAAGCTGCCGACAATCTTGAACGCCTCGAGAAGTCCCGGGTGTGGATCATTGACCCGCTCGATGGGACGAAAGAGTTTGCCACCGGCCGGCAGGACTGGGCGGTGCACATCGCTTTGGTCGAAGACGGCAAACCGAAAACTGCCGCAGTGGCACTGCCCGACCTTGGAGTGGTATTTCACGCCGATGAGGCGAAAGCTGTGACCGGCCCGTTGGCGAAACGCATCGTGCTTTCCCACAACCGGCCACCAAAGGTTGCCTACCATGTGTGTGAACAGATGGGGTTCACCCCGGAGCTCATGGGTTCCGCCGGGGCGAAAGCAATGTATGTGCTGCTCGGTGATGCGGACGCCTATATTCACGCCGGCGGCCAATACGAGTGGGATTCCGCCGCACCAGTCGGTGTCGCCAAAGCAGCCGGCTTGCACTGTTCCCGCCTCGACGGCTCAGAGATCACCTACAACAACCGCGACCCCTATCTGCCTGATTTGTTGATTTGCCGCCCTGAACTGGCGGAAGAAATCTTGCAGCACATCGCCGACTTTAAAGAAGAACACGGCACCTATGCGCTGACCGACTAG
- a CDS encoding Lhr family helicase produces MADGSQVLEKFTPAVRTWFRDVFDSPTTVQVEAWNAVSQGANTLLVAPTGSGKTLAAFLWALNELVAKPAQQVLRDPSTPAQPLPADAPGAGVKVLYISPLKALGVDVEHNLRAPLVGITHTAVRLGQPAPNISVGVRSGDTPAKERTRQVKYPPDILITTPESLYLMLTSKAAASLAGVTTVIIDEIHAVAASKRGVHLALSLERLELLVGKPIQRIGLSATVQPLEAVAGFLTGDREVTIIAPPAHKQWDVAVRVPVADMADLPTPEPASTIGNAVVDDQLTEVAGSNPGDLQHHLALQRQQPSADPDDHPAHTVEDAGNAPHRSDADASFDTAPDVPLHPRALQPATDQPQTNLSDLFTFPNAEPSAGDATDAAAEPAETADSDVTPLGELLHQQLANFTTFPPTGAATFGNTVPHAGEHALTSAATATSAGGSIWPFIEESIFAEIMEQRSTLIFVNSRRTAERLTSRINEIYAQHYDPASLHLPGRRPPAQVMVAADEIGKAPTVIARAHHGSVSKDERAEIEAQLKAGELRCVVATSSLELGIDMGAVDLVIQVEAPPSVAAALQRVGRAGHTVGAVSRGSVYPKHRADLVATTVTVERMLRGDIEAIHIPTNALDVLCQQTVAAASLGPLDIDQWYGVVCRAYPYRTLAREVFDACIELVTGQYPSTDFRQLRPRLIHDETTNQLIPRPGAQRLAVTSGGTIPDRGMFGVFLLGTGESGRQPRRVGELDEEMVYESRVGDVFTLGASSWRIEDITKDQVIVTPAPGHTGRLPFWSGEQASRPYELGCAVGALRREVATDPQRLAATPLDSWAKENLTRFISEQQDACGMVPDEQTLLFERFRDEVGDWRIVFHTPFGRGVNAAWALLVGQQISETTGMEAWPQAADDGIVLRLPDSAEPPSAELFVLDPETIADAITELVGSSALFASRFRECAARALLLPKKNPGARAPLWQQRQRAAQLLDVARKYPTFPIILETVRECVHDVYDVDSLVAVQQQLAQRAIRIVEVTVEQPSPFAASLLFNYTGAFMYEGDSPLAERRAAALALDPTLLAKLLGKNQLAQLLDEQIIDEIDAQLRRKSPDRRARTPEEFADTLRLVGPVQLDDLPQMVSFRATETSAADGLVATPANPHAASISSDPELDTAAAGTDHADFDQSNREDTAQRLATVLTTTLGSRVMRVRIGGRWYLAQSADAPLLRDGLGVPVPPGVPCQQAIIPDALQQLLRRFAQTRGPFTLADVTASFGLAPAAAHTVLAGLVAAGDLLQMQVRQSQTAEEYIAPQVLQLIRKRCLAHARAQIEPVSQAAYTRFLLGWHGIEDINQQPTGVGVDGVFAVIEQLAGVRIPASCWETWIFPSRVVDYDPAMLDELTRAGEVLVVGCAMAAAKDPWIMLLPVDYAAQLITEPDWEGLTDRQLAIVSVLASGGGFYFPAIQQALEQGVVVDHRTIGAPASSSVGDEPVDLDALVAVPYPVDDASLRDDLWVLIGRGIVTIDGFAPLRAHLAGATGAAAAHRAKRTPARSRLRMGRTRFSQLSQTRRTTTPPDAVGRFALTPAADPDPTARSVAHGEAWLDRYGVVTRGSVTAEEVTGGFALAYKVLDRFEAAGKAMRGMFIDSLGAAQFSTPAIIDRLRAAGDSPDVAGWPSGATNPVVCVLAASDPANPYGAALPWPETAHRPNRAAGAIVVIADGLLAAHLTRGGKTLTLFPDQLPITPAATATLVVEALVTAVHKGHMKKFAVEKVGEHSALSSPLLDALQAGGATLHPKGVIIGGSRGHTSTADHSTGPRRGIRATTVLHTSDTDPSLATDPRLDPNSRYIPPGGGYRRGRNGPNRR; encoded by the coding sequence ATGGCTGACGGCTCTCAGGTGCTTGAAAAGTTCACCCCAGCAGTACGAACCTGGTTTCGTGACGTATTCGATTCCCCCACAACAGTGCAGGTGGAAGCCTGGAATGCGGTGTCGCAGGGGGCGAATACTTTGCTGGTGGCGCCCACCGGGTCGGGCAAAACGTTAGCCGCGTTTTTGTGGGCACTCAACGAGCTCGTTGCAAAGCCTGCCCAGCAGGTGCTGCGGGATCCCTCCACCCCCGCGCAACCACTCCCCGCTGACGCACCTGGCGCCGGGGTGAAAGTGCTCTATATCTCACCGTTGAAAGCACTCGGTGTCGATGTGGAGCATAATTTACGTGCCCCACTGGTGGGGATCACCCATACTGCGGTACGGCTGGGGCAGCCGGCACCCAACATTTCGGTGGGGGTGCGCAGCGGCGACACCCCGGCGAAAGAACGCACCCGGCAGGTGAAATATCCGCCAGATATTCTCATCACCACCCCAGAGTCGCTCTATCTGATGCTCACCTCCAAAGCAGCTGCCAGCCTGGCAGGGGTGACCACTGTCATCATTGATGAGATTCATGCGGTGGCAGCCTCGAAACGGGGGGTGCATTTGGCGTTGTCACTTGAACGCCTCGAGCTGCTCGTCGGCAAACCAATCCAACGCATCGGCCTGTCGGCGACAGTGCAACCCCTCGAAGCGGTCGCCGGATTCCTCACCGGCGATAGGGAAGTGACGATTATTGCCCCACCGGCACACAAACAATGGGATGTGGCTGTCCGCGTCCCCGTCGCGGACATGGCTGACCTGCCAACCCCGGAACCGGCATCCACCATCGGCAATGCGGTCGTCGACGATCAGCTGACAGAGGTGGCCGGTAGTAATCCTGGTGATTTGCAACACCACTTAGCTCTGCAGCGGCAACAACCATCAGCAGACCCAGACGATCACCCGGCGCATACTGTCGAAGATGCAGGAAATGCTCCGCACCGATCTGATGCTGACGCCAGTTTCGACACTGCACCAGATGTGCCCCTGCATCCCCGCGCCCTGCAACCGGCCACCGACCAGCCGCAAACGAATCTCAGCGACCTGTTTACCTTCCCCAATGCAGAACCATCCGCCGGTGATGCTACCGACGCTGCTGCGGAACCCGCCGAAACAGCCGACAGCGATGTCACCCCGCTTGGGGAACTGCTGCACCAGCAGCTGGCAAATTTCACCACCTTCCCCCCAACCGGTGCCGCCACCTTTGGCAACACTGTGCCCCATGCCGGGGAACATGCGCTCACCAGCGCGGCCACTGCCACCAGCGCCGGCGGATCAATCTGGCCATTTATTGAAGAAAGTATTTTCGCAGAAATCATGGAGCAGCGTTCAACGCTGATTTTCGTGAATTCGCGGCGCACCGCTGAACGGCTCACCAGCCGAATCAACGAAATCTATGCGCAACACTATGATCCCGCCTCACTGCATCTGCCCGGTCGCCGACCACCAGCCCAAGTCATGGTTGCCGCCGACGAAATCGGCAAAGCCCCCACCGTGATTGCCCGTGCCCATCACGGCTCAGTCAGCAAAGACGAACGCGCCGAAATCGAAGCACAACTCAAAGCCGGCGAACTGCGCTGTGTTGTCGCCACCTCCTCCCTCGAACTGGGAATCGACATGGGCGCAGTCGATTTGGTGATTCAAGTGGAAGCACCCCCCAGTGTGGCTGCCGCACTGCAACGGGTAGGGCGCGCCGGGCACACCGTCGGGGCAGTATCTCGCGGTTCGGTATATCCCAAACATCGCGCCGACCTGGTGGCTACCACCGTCACCGTGGAACGGATGCTTCGCGGCGATATCGAGGCAATCCATATCCCCACCAATGCGCTGGATGTACTCTGCCAGCAGACTGTTGCCGCCGCCAGCCTAGGACCGCTCGACATTGACCAATGGTATGGGGTGGTGTGTCGCGCCTACCCTTACCGCACCCTTGCCCGGGAAGTGTTTGATGCCTGCATCGAACTGGTCACCGGCCAATATCCTTCCACTGATTTTCGCCAGCTGCGACCCCGGCTTATCCACGACGAAACCACCAACCAGCTCATTCCCCGCCCCGGCGCGCAGCGGCTTGCCGTCACCTCCGGGGGAACAATCCCCGACCGGGGCATGTTTGGGGTGTTTCTGCTGGGCACCGGCGAATCGGGGCGGCAGCCGCGACGGGTTGGCGAACTCGACGAAGAGATGGTGTATGAATCCCGGGTTGGTGACGTGTTCACGTTGGGGGCAAGCTCGTGGCGTATTGAAGACATCACTAAAGATCAGGTGATTGTTACCCCTGCACCGGGGCATACTGGGCGGCTACCGTTTTGGTCAGGGGAGCAGGCTTCTCGCCCCTATGAGTTGGGGTGTGCGGTTGGTGCGCTGCGGCGGGAAGTAGCCACCGATCCGCAGCGGCTTGCTGCGACACCGCTTGACTCGTGGGCGAAAGAAAACCTCACCCGATTTATCAGCGAACAGCAGGATGCGTGCGGCATGGTGCCCGATGAGCAAACCCTGCTTTTTGAGCGGTTCCGCGATGAGGTTGGCGATTGGCGGATCGTGTTTCATACCCCGTTTGGGCGGGGAGTGAACGCCGCCTGGGCGTTGCTGGTTGGTCAGCAGATTAGTGAAACCACTGGGATGGAGGCGTGGCCGCAGGCCGCCGATGACGGGATTGTGCTGCGCCTGCCCGATTCTGCGGAGCCACCGTCGGCGGAGTTGTTTGTGCTCGACCCGGAGACTATCGCCGATGCTATTACCGAACTGGTTGGTTCTTCGGCACTGTTTGCGTCCCGGTTCCGGGAGTGCGCTGCCCGGGCGTTACTGTTGCCGAAGAAGAATCCGGGTGCCCGTGCCCCGCTGTGGCAGCAGCGGCAACGCGCGGCACAACTGTTAGATGTGGCCCGCAAATATCCCACATTTCCGATTATTTTGGAAACAGTCCGTGAATGTGTGCACGACGTGTACGATGTGGATTCGCTGGTGGCGGTGCAGCAGCAGCTTGCGCAGCGCGCTATTCGGATTGTGGAAGTGACGGTAGAACAGCCCAGTCCGTTTGCCGCATCGCTGCTGTTTAACTACACCGGCGCCTTCATGTATGAGGGGGATTCGCCGCTCGCGGAGCGGCGGGCGGCTGCTCTTGCGCTTGATCCGACACTGTTGGCGAAACTGTTGGGGAAAAATCAGCTTGCCCAACTGTTGGATGAGCAGATCATCGACGAGATCGATGCCCAGCTGCGCCGGAAAAGTCCGGATCGGCGTGCCCGCACCCCGGAAGAATTCGCCGACACGTTGCGGCTGGTCGGACCGGTGCAATTGGATGATTTGCCGCAGATGGTGAGTTTTCGCGCCACCGAAACCAGTGCCGCCGACGGCCTGGTCGCCACTCCCGCGAATCCACATGCCGCTTCCATATCGTCTGATCCTGAACTCGACACGGCCGCAGCAGGCACCGATCATGCTGACTTTGATCAGTCCAATCGGGAAGACACCGCGCAGCGTCTAGCAACAGTGCTCACTACCACGCTGGGCTCCCGGGTGATGCGGGTACGCATCGGCGGCCGCTGGTATTTAGCGCAAAGCGCGGACGCCCCGCTGCTCCGCGACGGGCTGGGTGTTCCTGTTCCCCCGGGGGTGCCGTGTCAGCAGGCAATCATCCCCGATGCGCTGCAGCAGCTGCTGCGGCGGTTTGCGCAAACCCGCGGCCCGTTCACCCTTGCCGATGTCACCGCCAGTTTCGGGCTAGCGCCTGCGGCCGCCCACACGGTACTTGCCGGCCTGGTCGCCGCCGGGGATCTGCTGCAAATGCAGGTGCGGCAGTCGCAAACCGCGGAGGAATATATTGCCCCGCAAGTGTTACAGCTCATTCGGAAACGCTGCCTAGCGCACGCCCGCGCACAGATCGAACCTGTCTCTCAGGCTGCCTATACCCGTTTTCTCCTTGGCTGGCATGGGATTGAAGACATTAATCAACAGCCCACCGGGGTGGGGGTTGACGGGGTGTTTGCGGTGATTGAACAGCTTGCCGGGGTGCGGATTCCGGCGAGCTGTTGGGAAACCTGGATTTTCCCCTCCCGGGTGGTCGACTATGACCCTGCCATGCTTGACGAACTCACCCGCGCCGGGGAAGTGCTGGTGGTGGGGTGTGCCATGGCGGCAGCGAAAGATCCGTGGATTATGCTGCTGCCGGTGGATTATGCGGCCCAGTTGATTACTGAACCTGATTGGGAAGGGCTCACTGATCGACAGTTGGCGATTGTGAGCGTGCTCGCATCCGGTGGGGGATTCTATTTCCCGGCGATTCAACAAGCCCTCGAGCAGGGGGTGGTGGTGGATCATCGCACCATTGGTGCTCCCGCTAGCAGTAGTGTTGGCGATGAGCCGGTTGATTTGGATGCGCTGGTGGCTGTGCCGTATCCGGTTGATGATGCCAGTCTGCGGGATGATTTGTGGGTGCTGATCGGTCGGGGGATTGTCACCATTGACGGATTTGCCCCGTTGCGCGCCCATTTAGCTGGTGCCACGGGGGCGGCGGCCGCCCACCGGGCGAAACGAACACCGGCCCGCAGCCGGCTGCGGATGGGACGCACCCGGTTTAGTCAGCTGTCGCAAACTCGTCGCACTACCACCCCACCGGATGCGGTTGGCCGGTTTGCGCTGACCCCTGCCGCCGATCCGGATCCGACCGCCCGATCGGTGGCGCACGGCGAAGCCTGGCTTGACCGCTACGGGGTGGTCACCCGGGGCTCTGTCACCGCTGAGGAAGTCACCGGCGGTTTTGCGCTTGCCTACAAGGTGTTGGATCGTTTTGAAGCGGCCGGCAAAGCGATGCGGGGCATGTTCATCGACTCGTTGGGTGCCGCCCAATTCTCTACGCCGGCGATTATTGACCGGCTGCGGGCCGCCGGTGACAGCCCAGATGTGGCCGGATGGCCCTCAGGTGCTACCAACCCGGTGGTGTGTGTATTGGCGGCAAGCGATCCGGCAAACCCCTATGGGGCGGCGCTGCCCTGGCCGGAGACGGCACACCGTCCTAACCGGGCAGCTGGGGCAATAGTGGTGATCGCGGACGGCCTGCTTGCCGCCCACCTCACCCGGGGTGGAAAAACGTTGACCCTGTTCCCGGATCAGTTACCCATCACCCCTGCAGCGACTGCCACCCTGGTGGTGGAAGCATTAGTTACCGCAGTACACAAAGGGCATATGAAAAAATTTGCGGTAGAAAAAGTGGGTGAACATAGTGCGCTTTCCTCACCGCTGCTCGATGCGCTTCAAGCCGGCGGGGCAACACTGCATCCGAAAGGGGTGATCATCGGCGGCAGCAGAGGACACACCAGCACCGCCGACCATTCCACCGGGCCGCGCCGCGGAATTCGAGCCACCACCGTACTGCACACCTCCGACACCGACCCCAGCCTTGCGACGGATCCGCGGCTTGACCCAAACAGCCGTTATATTCCACCCGGTGGCGGATATCGGCGCGGCAGAAATGGTCCAAATCGTCGCTAA
- a CDS encoding DNA-formamidopyrimidine glycosylase family protein, which translates to MPEGDSVYQLAKRLHFLTGRQVTHTSLRVPRYATTSFTGSTCTEVWPLGKHLFMAFGEHILHTHLKMEGTWAIHPAGTRWRKPGHTARVVLRVTGEPDYPSDIEIVGHSLGLVDVFPTAEYREKMGYLGPDLLKTAWLNGGREEAIRRLALRPERSIGAALLDQKNLAGIGNEYRAEICFLAGVHPTAAVGTVNLPQIVDLARRLMWANKDSPNRVTTGIRGAGESSYVFGRYSKPCRRCGTLIEKAMLGGVDAGGDEGELERVIWFCPRCQPSPETPR; encoded by the coding sequence ATGCCGGAAGGTGATTCCGTCTATCAGCTGGCAAAACGCCTCCACTTTTTAACCGGACGGCAAGTCACCCACACCAGCCTGCGGGTACCCCGCTATGCCACCACCTCGTTTACCGGCAGCACCTGCACGGAAGTGTGGCCACTTGGCAAACACCTGTTTATGGCTTTCGGGGAACACATTTTGCACACCCATCTGAAAATGGAAGGCACTTGGGCTATCCATCCGGCCGGCACCCGGTGGCGCAAACCTGGGCACACTGCCCGGGTGGTGCTGCGGGTCACTGGGGAACCGGATTATCCCAGCGACATTGAAATCGTCGGCCACAGCCTGGGGCTCGTTGATGTGTTTCCAACCGCTGAATATCGGGAAAAAATGGGCTATCTTGGCCCTGACTTGTTAAAAACAGCATGGCTCAACGGCGGCCGGGAAGAAGCCATTCGGCGTCTCGCGCTGCGCCCCGAGCGCAGCATCGGCGCCGCATTATTGGATCAGAAAAATCTTGCTGGTATCGGCAACGAATATCGGGCAGAGATCTGCTTTTTAGCAGGGGTGCATCCCACCGCCGCAGTCGGCACCGTGAATCTGCCACAGATCGTTGATCTTGCCCGGCGCCTCATGTGGGCGAATAAAGATTCCCCAAACAGGGTCACCACCGGGATCCGTGGTGCCGGCGAGTCGAGCTATGTGTTTGGCCGCTACAGCAAACCCTGCCGTCGCTGCGGAACCTTGATTGAAAAAGCCATGCTTGGCGGGGTTGATGCCGGTGGTGACGAAGGCGAATTAGAACGCGTCATCTGGTTTTGTCCACGCTGCCAGCCTTCACCGGAGACACCCCGCTAG